A genome region from Microbacterium terricola includes the following:
- a CDS encoding MFS transporter, with translation MSQSVSETDAAAPAVRQGSLWRDRNFLTVWGGQALSQFGAQITELALPVLAVLVLHATEWEVGLLGAAQVTAFLVVGLPAGAWIDRMRKRRVMIWADVVRAAALAALPIVAFTGTMQIWHMYVVALVMGVATVFFDVSNQSIIPSLVRPDQISEANGKLQSTEQLAGLAGPAVGGWLISIVAAPFAILITVGTYIASFTALLFARDHEQLRPATDHRPLPREIGEGLRWVFGNPLLRRIVGTTGVANFFGTIAGTLLPIFVLRELGLTPAMFGIVFSLSAVGGLLGAIATPRIVARIGEARAIPISAILFCLVPFFLPAISLVPALAFPLLVVQFFVTSFTVLLYNITQVSFRQRITPPRLLGRMNASIRFVVWGVMPIAALVAGAVSTWIGVVPTLWIAACGELLACLFVVIGPFWGMRELPDAA, from the coding sequence ATGTCCCAATCAGTCAGCGAGACGGATGCTGCCGCCCCCGCCGTGCGGCAGGGTTCGCTGTGGCGCGACCGCAACTTCCTGACCGTCTGGGGCGGTCAGGCGCTCAGCCAGTTCGGCGCGCAGATCACGGAGCTCGCGCTCCCCGTGCTGGCCGTGCTCGTGCTGCACGCCACCGAGTGGGAGGTGGGGCTGCTCGGGGCCGCGCAGGTCACCGCGTTCCTCGTCGTCGGGCTGCCCGCCGGCGCCTGGATCGACCGGATGCGCAAGCGCAGGGTGATGATCTGGGCCGATGTCGTGCGGGCCGCCGCGCTCGCTGCGCTGCCCATCGTCGCCTTCACCGGGACGATGCAGATCTGGCACATGTACGTCGTCGCGCTCGTGATGGGCGTGGCCACCGTGTTCTTCGACGTGTCGAACCAGAGCATCATCCCCTCGCTCGTCCGCCCCGACCAGATCTCGGAGGCCAACGGCAAGCTGCAGTCCACCGAGCAGCTGGCCGGTCTCGCCGGTCCGGCGGTGGGCGGCTGGCTGATCAGCATCGTCGCCGCACCCTTTGCGATCCTCATCACCGTCGGAACGTACATCGCGTCGTTCACCGCACTGCTGTTCGCCCGCGATCACGAGCAGCTCCGGCCCGCGACCGACCATCGCCCGCTGCCGCGGGAGATCGGCGAAGGTCTGCGCTGGGTGTTCGGCAACCCGCTGCTGCGCCGCATCGTCGGCACCACCGGCGTCGCGAACTTCTTCGGCACGATCGCGGGCACGCTGCTGCCGATCTTCGTGCTGCGCGAGCTCGGGCTGACCCCGGCCATGTTCGGCATCGTCTTCTCGCTCTCGGCCGTGGGCGGCCTGCTCGGAGCGATCGCGACGCCCCGCATCGTCGCCCGCATCGGCGAGGCGCGCGCGATCCCGATCAGCGCGATCCTGTTCTGCCTGGTGCCGTTCTTCCTGCCGGCGATCTCGCTCGTCCCCGCCCTGGCCTTCCCGCTGCTGGTCGTGCAGTTCTTCGTGACGAGCTTCACCGTCCTGCTCTACAACATCACGCAGGTCAGCTTCCGGCAGCGCATCACCCCGCCCCGGCTGCTCGGCCGGATGAACGCCTCGATCCGATTCGTGGTGTGGGGCGTCATGCCCATCGCCGCACTCGTGGCCGGCGCCGTCAGCACCTGGATCGGCGTGGTCCCGACGCTCTGGATCGCGGCCTGCGGCGAGCTGCTCGCGTGCCTGTTCGTGGTGATCGGCCCGTTCTGGGGCATGCGCGAGCTGCCTGACGCGGCGTAG
- a CDS encoding type III polyketide synthase, with protein sequence MPSRIIAIGTAVPAHAFTQETVRDVFAAQPGVDRLTERWITAAFDAAAIERRHSVISDLGQGAAAAASGFFTPDGALAARTTGERNDDYTRLAPPLFAEAARSALARAQVTASQVTHVVTVSCTGFFAPGPDYRIVRDLGLRPTVERYHLGFIGCAAALPGLRLAAHIAEGRPDAVVLVVCAELCSLHIRASNDPQQIVAASVFADGAAAAVVTADPSVGTPGGLELERFATALTSEGESDMVWTIKDDGFEMTLSAEVPRIVGREIRAVVDGFFGPDTGAHAWAVHPGGRAVLDRIEAGLGLDPDALDRSRAVLRDHGNMSSATVLFVLRDLLEDADLDDGHPVATLAFGPGLTVESALLTMRTGS encoded by the coding sequence ATGCCCTCGCGCATCATCGCCATCGGGACGGCCGTCCCCGCTCACGCCTTCACGCAGGAGACCGTGCGTGATGTGTTCGCGGCGCAGCCGGGTGTGGACCGGCTCACCGAGCGCTGGATCACGGCGGCCTTCGACGCCGCGGCCATCGAGCGCCGCCACTCGGTGATCTCCGACCTGGGGCAGGGTGCTGCGGCCGCAGCGTCCGGGTTCTTCACTCCCGACGGCGCGCTGGCAGCCCGGACGACGGGTGAGCGCAATGACGACTACACCCGGCTGGCGCCGCCGCTGTTCGCCGAAGCCGCACGCAGCGCGCTCGCGCGGGCGCAGGTGACGGCATCCCAGGTCACCCATGTCGTGACGGTGTCGTGCACCGGCTTCTTCGCCCCCGGCCCCGACTACCGGATCGTGCGCGACCTCGGCCTCCGTCCCACGGTCGAGCGCTACCACCTGGGGTTCATCGGCTGCGCGGCCGCGCTGCCGGGTCTCCGGCTCGCGGCGCACATCGCCGAGGGCCGCCCCGACGCCGTGGTGCTCGTCGTGTGCGCGGAGCTGTGCTCGCTGCACATCCGCGCCTCGAACGACCCGCAGCAGATCGTCGCGGCGTCCGTCTTCGCGGACGGCGCCGCCGCCGCCGTCGTGACCGCGGACCCCTCGGTGGGCACGCCAGGCGGACTCGAGCTCGAGCGCTTCGCCACCGCGCTCACGAGCGAGGGCGAGTCGGACATGGTCTGGACCATCAAGGACGACGGGTTCGAGATGACCCTCTCGGCAGAGGTGCCGCGGATCGTGGGCCGCGAGATCCGCGCGGTCGTGGACGGCTTCTTCGGACCCGACACGGGGGCGCACGCCTGGGCCGTGCACCCGGGCGGGCGCGCCGTGCTCGACCGGATCGAGGCGGGGCTCGGGCTCGATCCGGATGCACTCGACCGCTCGCGGGCGGTCCTGCGCGATCATGGCAACATGTCCAGCGCCACCGTGCTGTTCGTCCTGCGCGATCTGCTCGAGGACGCCGACCTCGACGACGGCCACCCGGTCGCGACGCTCGCCTTCGGGCCGGGGCTGACGGTCGAGTCCGCGCTGCTCACGATGCGGACGGGGTCGTGA
- a CDS encoding methyltransferase domain-containing protein yields the protein MTLDVRDETLVELMDDPACDPARLSATLRRFGVVNRLVSGWGGLYAVTLRPYLAGLGRPARVLDLGCGGGDVVVRLARRAAGDGLDVEWTGIDPDPRAHAAATARGAPPGVRFRCADTTMLLAEGDSYDVVISNHVLHHLGTELTSFTDASLALSRGLVLHSDIARSRAAYALYAAAIQPLAPGTFLRTDGLRSIRRSYTVGELQAALDDARPGMWRVGGGRPFRVVALATAHG from the coding sequence GTGACCCTCGACGTCCGCGACGAGACGCTCGTCGAGCTGATGGACGACCCTGCGTGCGATCCGGCTCGCCTGAGCGCGACGCTGCGCCGGTTCGGCGTGGTCAACCGGCTCGTCTCGGGGTGGGGCGGGCTCTACGCGGTCACGCTGCGCCCGTACCTCGCCGGTCTCGGCCGGCCCGCCCGCGTGCTCGACCTCGGATGCGGCGGCGGGGATGTCGTGGTGCGGCTCGCCCGGCGCGCGGCAGGCGACGGACTCGACGTGGAGTGGACCGGGATAGACCCCGATCCGCGCGCCCACGCCGCCGCGACGGCGCGCGGAGCGCCGCCGGGCGTCCGGTTCCGGTGCGCGGACACGACGATGCTCCTGGCGGAAGGCGACAGCTACGACGTCGTGATCTCGAACCACGTGCTGCACCACCTCGGGACCGAGCTGACCTCCTTCACGGACGCGTCGCTGGCGCTGTCGCGCGGACTCGTGCTGCACAGCGACATCGCGCGCTCACGAGCCGCCTATGCGCTCTACGCGGCCGCCATCCAGCCGCTCGCACCCGGAACGTTCCTGCGCACGGACGGGCTCCGCTCGATCCGGCGCAGCTACACCGTGGGCGAGCTGCAGGCCGCCCTCGACGACGCCCGACCCGGGATGTGGCGGGTGGGAGGCGGCCGGCCGTTCCGGGTCGTCGCGCTGGCGACCGCCCATGGCTGA